ACAGCAGCAAAACGAACACCAGTTCCGAAACGCGCTTAAGCAGGTCCGATCGAAACAGTCAATATTGAAAATGTAATCGGCTTTCGACAGACTTGGTCTTCGAAGAAGGGGTAATCCTAAATCATGCAGATTCAGATAACCGGCAAAAACCTCGACATCGGCGACGCATTGCGTGAGCATGTCGAAGGACGCATCCACAATGATGTTGCAAAATATTTTGACGGTATCGTTCGCTGCCTGGTGGTGGTGGAAAAACAGCGCTCCGGCTTCGACTGCGAAATCACCCTGCATCTGACAACAGGTCTTTCGCTCAATGCCAACGGCAACGGCGGCGATGCTCACAGCGCGGCAGATACAGCCGTCGGGCATCTGGAAAAACGGCTGCGCCGCTACAAAAGACGCCTGAAGGATCATCACCTTGCCCGCAAGGAACCGGTGAACGCGGTCCCTGCGGCTGCTTACGTCCTGCAGGCAGATGCTGAGGGCGCAACAGAAGAACCGGTTGATCTGAACCCTGTTATCATAGCAGAATCAACAGCCAGTATTGATGAGCTGTCGGTTGGGGAGGCCGTCATGAAGCTTGATTTCACGAATGAACAATTTGTGCTTTTCCGCAATGGCCGCAATGGCAGCTTAAATGTAGTCTACAAGCGCAAAGACGGAAATGTCGGGTGGTTGGACCCTGGTGGGAACTAGCACACTGACCTGCTGAACGCCTTTAGCCTTCCGGACCCTCGCCGGACCGGATTCTGATACACAAAGTGCATGGAGTTTCAGTCAATCATGCAATTGTCGAACATAATTTCCAGTAATGCCGTACTGCCTAATCTCAAGGCATCCAGCAAACGCCAATTGCTGCAGGAACTGGCTCAGGAAGGCGCTCGGCTTTCCGGACTCGATACGCAAGTCATCTTCGAAACCCTGTTGAGGCGCGAAAAACTGGGATCGACCGGCCTTGGACAGGGCATTGCCATTCCGCACGGAAAATTCCAGGCACTGGAAAAAGTGCACGGCCTGTTCGCCAGGCTGGCCACGCCGGTCAAATTTGATTCCGTCGACGACAATCCCGTCGATCTGGTGTTTTTGCTGCTGGCTCCGGAAAGCGCCGGCGCAGACCATCTGAAAGCACTGGCGCGTATTTCACGCCTGCTGCGCGATGCCACCGTCGTGGAAAAACTGCGCGGCACGGACAAGGCGGAAGGACTTTATGCGATTTTGACCGAACCAGCCGCATCGGCGCCGCATGCCGCGTGAGCCCATGGCATGGTCCAGTCCAGGCAGGCCATACTCTAGTTGGGATTGATGGCGGCGAGGTCATGCTCGATGGCATTTGCGATGGCGGCTTCACGGCTGTCGGACACCGAAACCGGTGTGCCGTCGGCCAGATACAGGCAATACAGGGGTGTAGCAGGGTCAGCTGCGATTTTCTGGCCAATCATGCGCTCAACTTCCTGAGCCGGTACCTTTCGTACATAGGCCACTTCACCTAAGCCCATGTTTGCAAGCGCAATTTCGCTTTCAGGGACTTGAGGCAACCGGTTTGTCTTGTGATCCGTCATGGTCTGGTCTCCTTCAATAATTGCGTTATCAGGCAGAAATCATGACTGCTGTATCTCGATCTTGCGGACCACCCGCTGAGGTTCCGGGCGTTCCAGGTCGATGGCCAACAGCCCGTTGTCGAGGCTGGCGGACACGACATTCATGCCGTCGGCCAGCACGAAGATGCGGCGAAACTGGCGCGCGGCAATACCACGATGCAGGAACTCGCGGGTTGAATCATCTGTCTGGCGGCCTTCTATCACCAGTTCGTTGTCTTCGAGCGTCAGTTCCAGTTCTTCAGCGGAAAACCCCGCCACGGCCAGCGTAATGCGCAGTTTTTCGGCATTATCTTCACCGCTCGGCGGCTGTTTCTCGACATTGTAGGGCGGATAGCCGTCGGGAGCGGTTTTTGCAGTTCGCTCCAGCAGTCGCTCAATTTCATCAAATCCGACGAAGAAAGGCGACGGAAAGGCCGTATTACGCGTCATTTTTCAAAGCCCTTTAACAAGCAGCTCGATGTTTAACCGGTCAGCTTTTGCGGTCTGAGCGTTCAGCCCCGCCTGTTTTCGACCCGGCAATCAACTTCATATCTGGGATATTGTGCTACAGGCCCACAACGTCAAGATGCCGGAAGTGCGCCGGCGTCTCACTTTTCCGGCATTCGGGCGACATTCCGCGTTTACTCCCTATGAAGAATAAATGTCTTCCGGTGCTGGTGATTGACCTGCGAACATGGTCTATGGGAGATCAGTGAACTATGGCAGCGGGGCTGAGAACACACCGATGCAAGCGATTTTCGAGCAATTTGTCACCCTGTGGGTGGTTATTGACCCGATCGGCACAATTCCGGTTTTTGTAGCCGTTACGGCCAGTATTGAAGCGAAAAAACGCAACCGGGTGGCAGTCCATGCCGCCGTGCTGGCGATCTGCGTGTTGATGTTCTTCCTGGTGGCCGGGCAATTCCTCATCGATGCACTGGGCATCGGCCTGCCCGCCTTCCAGATCGCCGGTGGCCTCATCCTGTTCCTGTTCGCGCTGACGATGATTTTCGGCGACTCAAAACCGAAACAGGAAATCAGCAAGCTGGAGGCCGAAGAAGAACCGGAAAGCCCGGCCGTGTTTCCATTGGCAGTACCGTCACTGGCCTCGCCCGGTGCAATGCTGGCAGTTGTTCTGCTCACCGACAACAACCGGTTCAGCTTCGCCGAGCAGGCGGTAACGGCCGGCATCCTGGTTGCGGTGGTTGGCGTGGCGCTTGTTCTGATGCTGATGGCAGCGCCGATTCTGAAACTGATCGGCACCAGCGGCGCCGCGATCGTCAGTCGCGTGATGGGAATGATCCTGGCCGCGGTTGCCGTCGACAATGTCATCAGCGCCGTCCTGGAACTGATAAAAATCAATACCGCGTGACAATCGTTCAGCCACATGAAAACGGCCGCCTGCAGGACAGGCGGCCGAAGTGTCTCTTTACTGACGGCTGAGTTGTGCCTAGGCGGCAGCAACCTTGGTCAATGCGCGGTCCACCGATGCCACGACCTCATCCAGGTCAGACTTGGTGCAGATCAGCGCCGGTGAGAAGCACAATGTGTTGTTGAGGCCGCTCAGTGAACGGTTGGTTGCACCGATAATAACCGCATCGGTTGCGAAACAATCACCCACAATGGCTTGCGTCGTGCTTTCGGGAACCGGCTCGCGTGTATCACGGTCAAGCACCAGTTCCATGCCGCAGAACAGACCCTTGCCGCGCACATCGCCAACCATGGCGTGCTTGGCTTTCAGGCCCTCGAACTGTTCCAGCAGGTACTCACCCATGGCGGTGGTGTTTTCCAGCAGCTTCTCATCTTCGAGAATGCGCATGTTTTCAAGTGCCGCCGCCGGGCCTGCCGCACACCCGCCAAACGTGGAGATGTCGCGGAAATAGCTCATCGGATCAGACGGATCCGCCTTGAACTGGTTGAACACGGCTTCCGTTGTCACGGTGCACGAGATGGCGGCATAACCCGACGCCACACCCTTGGCCATGGTCACCATGTCGGGCTGAATGCCATAGTGCTGATAGCCGAACCACTCGCCGGTGCGTCCCATGCCGCAGACAACTTCGTCGATGATCAGCAGCACGTCGTACTTCTTGCAGATTTCCTGGACGCGGTCCCAATAGCCCTGTGGCGGTGTGATGACGCCGCCGCCTGCCGTCACCGGCTCAAGTATCAGGCCGCCGACGGTATCGGCACCTTCACGCAGAATAACCTCTTCAATGGCATTGGCGGCGCGGATGCCGTAGTCGTCCACCTCGCCCCATTGCGAGCGATATTCGAGACAATGCGGCACTTCAACGAAGCCGGGGGTAAACGGCCCGTACTGGTCGCGGCGCTCGTTCTGGCCACACGATGACAGCGCGGTAATGGTGGTGCCGTGATAATCACGCTCGCGATACAGGATCTTGTGTTTCTTGCCGCCGTGCTTGTTGTGCGAAATCTGGCGGACAATCTTGTAGGCCTTCTCATTGGCTTCCGAGCCCGAGTTTGAGTAATAGACGCGGGTCATGCCGGGCATCTTGGAGATCAGCCGCTCGGCGAATTTGGCGCCCGGAATGCTGCCGGCGGAATTGGCAAAATAGTTCAACTGGACAAGCTGATCGCGAACCGCATCGGCAATGCTTTCGCGGCCATAGCCCACGTTGACTGTCCACACGCCGCCGGATACCGCGTCGAGGTGCTCACGGCCTGCGGTGTTCCACACCCGCATTCCCTTGCCTTCGATGATGACAAGAGGGTCTACAGTTTCGAACTTCTTGTGCTGGGTCAGATGGTGCCAGACGTGTTCACGGTCGGCCTTGATGATCCCGCTGAAGTCATTTTCATTCGCCTGAAGGTTCATGGCACTACTCCCTAGATTAAGAAGTCTCATTATCCAACTATCCGGGGGGCACTTGGCAAGGGGATTTAGCCAGCCAGAACGGCAAATAATGTGGAACCACCCTCACGCGGCGCAATATTGTGCCGTTCGGCACCGGTGTCAGCTAATGTCAGCAAGCATCACCATGCCTGTGCAAACAAGCGTTTCAGCTTATGGCAAAGGCGCCGGGCAGGTGGCATAGTGCGCCCACCATGAGTACAGCAGCATCCCGCCCGATCCAGCCCGGTGACCATCTCTATCTGATAGATGCCTCCGGCTATATTTTCCGCGCCTACCACGCATTGCCGCCCCTGACCCGCAAGTCTGACGGTTTGCCGGTCGGGGCCGTACAGGGCTTTTGCAACATGCTGTACAAACTGCTCCAGCAAATGTCGGCCGACGACAAGCCCACCCACATTGCGGCTATCTTCGACAAATCCTCGAAATCGTTCCGCAATGACATCTATCCCGACTACAAGGCCCATCGCCCGCCGGCGCCGGAAGACCTGGTGCCGCAGTTCGGCTTGATCCGGCAGGCGACGGAAGCCTTCAACGTGGCGTGTATCGAGCAGGAAAACTATGAGGCTGACGACCTGATCGCCACCTATGCCACCCAGGCCGCGGCTGCCGGGGCAACGGTGCGCATCGTGTCGTCCGACAAGGACCTGATGCAACTGGTCACCGATCAGGTGATGTTGCTGGATACCATGAAAGACAAGGCCATCGGGCGTGACGAGGTTATCGAGAAATTCGGCGTGCCACCTGAAAAGGTTGTTGAAGTTCAGGCACTTGCCGGTGACAGCGTCGACAATGTGCCCGGCGTGCCCGGCATTGGAGTCAAGACCGGTGCGCAGCTGATCGAGGAATATGGCGACCTGGAAAGCCTGCTGGCGCGGGCCGGCGAAATCAAACAACCAAAACGGCGCGAAAAGCTGATCGAGTTCGCCGACCAGGCACGGGTTTCCAAAGAGCTGGTGATCCTGAAAACCGATGTGGATGTTGATCACCCGATTGAAGATTTCGGCGTTATCGAACCGGAAGCAAAATCCCTGATCGGGTTCCTGAAGGCGCTGGACTTCAATACACTGATCCGCCGAGTGTCAGGCGATTTCGAAGCCAGTGCCGCCGACATTGAACCGATTGAGGTGACGTTTACCGGCTGGCCGCCCGAGGGTGCGGACGTAGATGAACTCGGTGCACCGGCAACAGGTGATGCAGGCGATGCACCTGCAGGCGACGCATCAGATGCCGCAACCGGCGGCGATGCCGCCGCCGTCATGGCGGACAGGATGCGCAACCTGCCGCCGCCTGATCATGCCGCCTATGAACGCGTTACCACCCGGGACCGCCTGGAAGCCTGGGTACAGATGATCCAGAAGGCCGGGCTGGTGGCGGTAGACACCGAAACCACGTCACTCGACAACATGCAGGCAAGCCTGTGCGGCATTTCCTTCAGCGTCGAGCCGGGCAAGGCCTGCTACATCCCGACAGGCCACCGGGCGTCGGACGGCCTGGATTTCGGCGGTGGCGACCTGGAACAGCTGTCCGAAGCGGAGGTTATCGGCGCGGTCAAGGAGGTGCTCGAACATCCGGGCATCCTGAAAATCGGCCAGAACCTGAAATATGACCTGACGGTGTTTCAGCGCCTCGGCATCAGTGTGGCGCCGATCGATGATACGATGCTGCTGTCCTATGCGCTGGATTCAGGCGTCAACGGGCATGGCATGGATGAGCTGGCCGATGTCCACCTCGGCCTCAAGCCGATCAAGTTCAAGGACGTTGCCGGCACCGGAAAATCCCAGGTTACGTTCGACCTGGTGCCGCTGGACCAGGCGACAAGCTATGCCGCTGAAGACGCGGACATCACGCTGAGGCTGTGGAACGTGCTGAAGCCGCGGCTGGCATCGGAACACCGTGCAACCGTCTATGAAACGCTGGAGCGTCCGCTGGTGCCGGTGCTGGCGGCGATGGAACGCGAAGGCATTCTCGTGGACAGGACCGTACTGGCCCGATTGTCGGCCGAGTTTTCCAAAGACGCCGAAGTACTGGAAAAACAGGTGCACGAACTTGCCGGTGAAACCTTCAACCTGGGCTCGCCAAAGCAGATCGGTGAAATCCTGTTCGGCAAACTGGGGCTTCAGGGCGGCAAGAAAACCGCTACCGGCGCCTGGAGCACCGACAGTCAGGTGATGGAAGATTTGGCAGGCGACGGCGTTGAACTGGCCCGCAAGCTGCTGGATTGGCGCCAGCTGACCAAGTTGCGCTCGACCTATACAGACGCCCTGACCGGACACATCAACCCTGAAACCGGGCGGGTGCACACATCCTATTCGCTGGCCTCGACATCTACCGGCAGGCTGTCTTCTACCGATCCGAACCTGCAGAACATTCCGGTGCGCACCGCAGAAGGCCGGCAGATCAGGACGGCCTTCGTTGCAGCCCCCGGCCACAAGCTGGTGTCTGCCGACTACAGCCAGATCGAATTGCGCGTTCTGGCCCATATTGCCGGCATCGACCAGTTGAAGAAAGCGTTTGCGGACGGGCTGGACATTCACGCGATGACCGCATCGGAGATGTTCGACACGCCGGTCGAAGGCATGGACCCGAGCATCCGCCGCAAGGCCAAGGCCATCAATTTCGGCATCATCTATGGTATTTCAGCGTTCGGACTGGCCAACCAGCTTGCCATCCCGCGCGAAGAGGCTGGCCGCTATATCAAGACCTATTTCGAACGTTTCCCCGGCATCAAGGACTATATGGAGCACACCAAGGCATTTTGCCGGACCAATGGCTATGTGGAGACGGTGTTCGGCAGGCGCATGCATTTTCCGCGCATAAAATCACCCAACCCGTCGGAACGGGCCTTCCAGGAACGCGCCTCCATCAACGCGCCGATCCAGGGCTCTGCCGCCGACATCATCCGGCGCGCCATGATCCGCATGCCGCAGGCCCTGACAGATGCAGGCCTGAACGCACGCATGTTGCTGCAGGTGCATGATGAGCTGATCTTCGAAGTGCCGGATGCGGAAGCCGACGCAACCATCAAGGTTGCATCGGAAGTGATGGTTGCAGCGCCCCTGCCGACAGTATCGTTCTCGGTGCCGATCCAGGTGGATGCGCGCGCGGCAGACAACTGGGACGAGGCGCACTAAATCGCTCTGGCGCTGATATTCGAAGACGGTCCAAAGGGTCAGGTACACAGCCTCACCATGTTGTGCCGCAGCACCGCCATAGCGAACATGGGCGCTGCGCAGCGGTTTTCGCCGTCACACGCCGGCAATTTCATTCCTTGCCAATTTTATACTCGAGGTTGAACGAAAAGACCGCATCCGACGAGTTGTCATTGAGACCAAACAAGACCGCCGCTCTTGGTTCAATAACATGCCCGTTCGGCAGTTCTGTCTCAAAATAAAGCGCAGGACCTGCATAGTGTTCCTGGTCCCCGGCATCGCCAAATGCACCCTCAAACTCACCAAAGTTTTCCACGCCAATGCCGACACTTTCATTCAGCGGAAGAACAATCTGCGACGCATAGGCAAGTCCCGGATCGCCCTCCTCAAACGGCACTTCAACCAACAGGTTTCCAACCCATTTTAAGGATCCGACTTCGGCTTCGAAAACGGGACCAAACGCAATTCCACCGGCATCGATACCGCCTTCTCTTGGAACTTCCAAAGCCGTGTAAAAGCCAAGCGTGAACTCGGAATGATTGCCGTCAGACTCTTTTCCACCGTGACCATGTCCACCACCAAAAAACGGCAGGAGTACAAGGTTTTCAAATTCAAACGCCTCGACTTCCGCATTTTCCGACTCCGGATTTGCAAGTTCCACAGCAGCAGTGAACTTCCAGATGTCCGTCAGCCCGTAGCCGATTGCGAATTCATGGACCGAACGTTCGTCTCCATCGTCAACCCCGCCAAGCCCCACACCGTTCAATATTTCAATTTCGATCTCGCCCTGTTCCACATCCGGGTGGACGACCTCAAATATTGCAGCTTGCGCGCGCGCTTCTGTGGAAACGGCCACTTGCATACCCGACACCAATGCGATTGTTGCAAAAGCGGTTTGCAGAAATTTCGCCGCAGACAGTTTTTCAATCATTTTCTTTCCCCTGTTTGGTGACGTTGTTTTGATCAGTTTTGGTGTGCAGGTGATGTGCTCGCCAGTTCATCGCCCACCGGGTCCAGAACCAGCACCAGCCTGGTCTCCCCCGTACCCTCGATTGGCGGGGAACGGTGCAACAGTCCGGAAGGCGGCGGGTCTGGCCACTTTGTGCCGCGCAGGATGATCGGTGCTCCGGTTGGCACAGTGAATACCCGCGCCGGCTCCGCCCCATCGGTCGAAATGCCATACTGGGTACCGAGGCCGCGATAGGTGCAAACCAGCCGTGCGGTTACGGCGTCTATATGAAACTTGCGGCAGGCATTGTCGTTTACGACATCCAGCCTCAGGCGCAGGTAAGAGGTGTTCATCAACGTGGCAAACACGTCTGCCAGTGCCGCAATGTCGTCGACGAGCACGTTGGGCTGTTCACCGTCCGGCATGCCGGCGCCGAGACAGATCAAAGCGACTACGTCGCGCACGGAGTGCGGCTGCAGGACAACACGCGCACGCGGCAGGCAGGCCGGATCCAGGCTATCAATCCAGGCCTGAAAACAGCGCGCCGGCTGGCGCTTCCAGATCACGGCAGCAGCACCGCGCGTGTGGATGAGGTTCATGGCTTGCGGACTGTCGGCCAGACCGACACCAACGCCTGCATTGCGAACAAATTGCCGGTGGTAGTTCATGACGCACCTGCTTCCCACGCCGGAAACGGATCAGGCATGTCGCGCCATATGGCAGGCAGGAACGCCGGCGCCTTCACCAGGCAAGCATCGAGGTTCCCGCGTATGGCAGCCTCGTCCATCGGGTCACAGCCGATGAAGACGAGTTCCTGACGCCGATCTCCCCAAACAGGGTCGAAATACGGTTCCATCGAACGCTTCCAGGCCGGGTCGTCTGGCCAGTACTCCCTGGGCGCAGCCGACCACCACAGACCCCGCTTCTCGGTGCGAACGAGTGCACCAGCCATGGAGAGTTCGCCGACAAACTGCGGACGCGTGGCGAGCCAGAAGAACCCCTTGGCACGTACGACACCCTGCCATGGGCGGTTGACGAATGCCTTCAGTTTCACGGGATCAAACGGCTGGCGCGCCCGGTAGACGAAGGAGCGAACGCCATACTCTTCGGTCTCCGGCACATGATCGGCAAAGCCGTTCAGTTCCTTGTACCAGAGCGGATGCTCATGCGCCTTTTCGAAATCGAAGCGGCCGGTACCAAGCACCTCGCCAAGCGGTATACGGGCGAAGTCTGCCTCGATCACGGTCGCATCAGGGTTGAGCGAGCGGATGATCTTACACGCGGCATCCAGATCTTGCGGAGAAGCTGCCGAAACCTTGTTGAGAATGATCGTGTCGGCAAACTCGATCTGATCGACCAGGAGGTCGACCAGCGTACGGGCATCGTCTTCTCCCATCGTTTCGCCACGGTCGCGCAGGAAATCGCTGGACCCGTAGTCTTTCAGCAGGCTTGCTGCGTCGACCACAGTGACCATGGAGTCCAGTTGCGCGACATCCGACAGGCTATCACCGTCCTCATCGCGAAATTCAAAGGTGGACGCCACGGGAAGCGGCTCCGAGATGCCGGTCGACTCGATCAGCAGGTGATCGAAACGCCCCTGTCCAGCAAGCGCCCTCACTTCTTTGAGCAGATCATCGCGCAACGTGCAGCAGATGCATCCATTGGTCATTTCGACGAGTTGCTCATCGGTGCGTGAGAGGTCGGCTCCACCATCGCGAACCAGGCTCGCGTCGATGTTAACCTCGCTCATGTCATTGACGATCACGGCAACGCGCATGTCCTCGCGGTTGTTCAGGATGTGGTTGAGAAGCGTTGTCTTGCCTGCGCCGAGGAAACCGGACAGGACCGTGACGGGGAGTAGATTTGTTTTCATATGTTATTACATTACATCAATTTGTGTGAAAAAGAGGCGACGCTAGTCGCCCGCTATGTTTGCGCTCCGACTTCGTCAGCTGGCTTCAGACAGGCAGGTCTTGATTGACGTCGACATGTTGCGGATCAACTGGAAGTAAAGTTGCGGCCCGGTATCGAGTGTTGCGCCGAGCGGATCAATAACACCTGATTTTGCCTGCGTTCTTTCGGTGACAGTGGCTACCAGCTTGGGTTCAAATTGCGGCTCGGCAAACACGCATGTTGCGCCCAAGTCCTTGACCTTTGCACGGATCTCGGTGATGCGCTCAGCACCGGGCATGACTTCAGGTGAAACAGTGATTGAGCCGGCCGCGGTCACATCAAAGCGCTTTTCGAAGTACTGATAGGCATCGTGAAACACGATGAACCTCTGGTCGTGAACCGGCTTCAGATCAGCCGAAACCTCGGTGACCAGTGCATCAAGTTCGGCCATCACCGTTTCTGCATTGGCTTTGTATTTGCCGGCATTGTCGGGGTCAGCCTCCGCAAGAACCTCCTCAATCTCGTGTACGAGCGCCTTGGCGTTTATGGGATCCAGCCAGACATGAGGATTGAATTTCCCATGGCCATGGTCATCATGGTCAGCTTCGGCCTTTTTCCCATGGTCATGGTCATCATGGTCAGCTTCGGCCTTTTTCCCATGGTCATGGTCGTCATGGTCAGCTTCGGCCTTTTTCCCATGGTCATGGTCATCATGGTCAGCTTCGGCCTTTTTCCCATGGTCATGGTCGTCATGGTCAGCTTCGGCCTTTTTCCCATGGTCATGGTCGTCATGATCGTCGTGACCAACCTCTTCTCCATGGGCATGGTCATCAAAGGCGCCGCCCTTGCGGAACTCGAGCTTGACGAGGCCGTGGGCATCAATCAGTTCGACGGTCTTGGCATTCGCTGCAATCGTTTCCAGCGGTTTTTCCAGGAAGGCTTCCAGTTCGTGGCCAACCCAGAACACGACTTTGGCAGACTCCAGCATCTGCGCCTGTGATGGCTTCAAAGCATAGTTATGCGGCGATCCGGCACCTTCAACGATCAGCCCTGGTTCCCCGACACCCTGCATTACTGCAGCAACGAGAGAATGAACCGGCTTGATGGACGCCACCACATTCACGTCGGCAATGGCAGAAACGGCGGAGGAAGCCAGCAGCGTGGAAGCGAGAAAAAAAGTCTTGATGCGGCGCATGACGGTCTTTCCTGGTCAACATGACAAACGGGTGTGACGTTATCTCATTACAAGATTGCGTAACTGTATAACGTGTGCGATAAGATGTGGCAATACCCTTCGCCACAAAAAACAAGACACCCTGCAGGGCGGCCATGCTGAAGAGACCTGAATCACTTGTCACACTGGACAATGCCGGCATAAACCGCGCCGGCCGCTGGCTCGTGCGCGGCGTGGCATTCTCCATTGATGCGGGTGAGATCGTCACGCTGATCGGGCCGAATGGTTCAGGAAAATCTACAACAGCCAAAATGGCACTTGGAATTCTCAAACCCGATGAGGGGACGATCCTCCGCCGTCCAGACCTGAAGATTGCCTATGTACCGCAGAAACTCGCAGTCGACTGGACATTACCATTGACGGTACACCGTTTCATGCGGCTGACCGGGCATGCCAGCGTTGATGAGGCTGATGAAGCAATGGCAGCCACCGGCGTCAGTCATCTGGCAACGGCGGAAGTCCGCACCCTTTCGGGCGGCGAGTTCCAGCGCGTCATGCTGGCGCGCGCCATTGCAAGAAAG
Above is a window of Anderseniella sp. Alg231-50 DNA encoding:
- the hpf gene encoding ribosome hibernation-promoting factor, HPF/YfiA family: MQIQITGKNLDIGDALREHVEGRIHNDVAKYFDGIVRCLVVVEKQRSGFDCEITLHLTTGLSLNANGNGGDAHSAADTAVGHLEKRLRRYKRRLKDHHLARKEPVNAVPAAAYVLQADAEGATEEPVDLNPVIIAESTASIDELSVGEAVMKLDFTNEQFVLFRNGRNGSLNVVYKRKDGNVGWLDPGGN
- the ptsN gene encoding PTS IIA-like nitrogen regulatory protein PtsN, with amino-acid sequence MQLSNIISSNAVLPNLKASSKRQLLQELAQEGARLSGLDTQVIFETLLRREKLGSTGLGQGIAIPHGKFQALEKVHGLFARLATPVKFDSVDDNPVDLVFLLLAPESAGADHLKALARISRLLRDATVVEKLRGTDKAEGLYAILTEPAASAPHAA
- a CDS encoding DUF1150 family protein — protein: MTDHKTNRLPQVPESEIALANMGLGEVAYVRKVPAQEVERMIGQKIAADPATPLYCLYLADGTPVSVSDSREAAIANAIEHDLAAINPN
- a CDS encoding Hsp20 family protein, producing MTRNTAFPSPFFVGFDEIERLLERTAKTAPDGYPPYNVEKQPPSGEDNAEKLRITLAVAGFSAEELELTLEDNELVIEGRQTDDSTREFLHRGIAARQFRRIFVLADGMNVVSASLDNGLLAIDLERPEPQRVVRKIEIQQS
- a CDS encoding MarC family protein translates to MQAIFEQFVTLWVVIDPIGTIPVFVAVTASIEAKKRNRVAVHAAVLAICVLMFFLVAGQFLIDALGIGLPAFQIAGGLILFLFALTMIFGDSKPKQEISKLEAEEEPESPAVFPLAVPSLASPGAMLAVVLLTDNNRFSFAEQAVTAGILVAVVGVALVLMLMAAPILKLIGTSGAAIVSRVMGMILAAVAVDNVISAVLELIKINTA
- a CDS encoding aminotransferase class III-fold pyridoxal phosphate-dependent enzyme, translated to MNLQANENDFSGIIKADREHVWHHLTQHKKFETVDPLVIIEGKGMRVWNTAGREHLDAVSGGVWTVNVGYGRESIADAVRDQLVQLNYFANSAGSIPGAKFAERLISKMPGMTRVYYSNSGSEANEKAYKIVRQISHNKHGGKKHKILYRERDYHGTTITALSSCGQNERRDQYGPFTPGFVEVPHCLEYRSQWGEVDDYGIRAANAIEEVILREGADTVGGLILEPVTAGGGVITPPQGYWDRVQEICKKYDVLLIIDEVVCGMGRTGEWFGYQHYGIQPDMVTMAKGVASGYAAISCTVTTEAVFNQFKADPSDPMSYFRDISTFGGCAAGPAAALENMRILEDEKLLENTTAMGEYLLEQFEGLKAKHAMVGDVRGKGLFCGMELVLDRDTREPVPESTTQAIVGDCFATDAVIIGATNRSLSGLNNTLCFSPALICTKSDLDEVVASVDRALTKVAAA
- the polA gene encoding DNA polymerase I; this encodes MSTAASRPIQPGDHLYLIDASGYIFRAYHALPPLTRKSDGLPVGAVQGFCNMLYKLLQQMSADDKPTHIAAIFDKSSKSFRNDIYPDYKAHRPPAPEDLVPQFGLIRQATEAFNVACIEQENYEADDLIATYATQAAAAGATVRIVSSDKDLMQLVTDQVMLLDTMKDKAIGRDEVIEKFGVPPEKVVEVQALAGDSVDNVPGVPGIGVKTGAQLIEEYGDLESLLARAGEIKQPKRREKLIEFADQARVSKELVILKTDVDVDHPIEDFGVIEPEAKSLIGFLKALDFNTLIRRVSGDFEASAADIEPIEVTFTGWPPEGADVDELGAPATGDAGDAPAGDASDAATGGDAAAVMADRMRNLPPPDHAAYERVTTRDRLEAWVQMIQKAGLVAVDTETTSLDNMQASLCGISFSVEPGKACYIPTGHRASDGLDFGGGDLEQLSEAEVIGAVKEVLEHPGILKIGQNLKYDLTVFQRLGISVAPIDDTMLLSYALDSGVNGHGMDELADVHLGLKPIKFKDVAGTGKSQVTFDLVPLDQATSYAAEDADITLRLWNVLKPRLASEHRATVYETLERPLVPVLAAMEREGILVDRTVLARLSAEFSKDAEVLEKQVHELAGETFNLGSPKQIGEILFGKLGLQGGKKTATGAWSTDSQVMEDLAGDGVELARKLLDWRQLTKLRSTYTDALTGHINPETGRVHTSYSLASTSTGRLSSTDPNLQNIPVRTAEGRQIRTAFVAAPGHKLVSADYSQIELRVLAHIAGIDQLKKAFADGLDIHAMTASEMFDTPVEGMDPSIRRKAKAINFGIIYGISAFGLANQLAIPREEAGRYIKTYFERFPGIKDYMEHTKAFCRTNGYVETVFGRRMHFPRIKSPNPSERAFQERASINAPIQGSAADIIRRAMIRMPQALTDAGLNARMLLQVHDELIFEVPDAEADATIKVASEVMVAAPLPTVSFSVPIQVDARAADNWDEAH
- a CDS encoding DUF1826 domain-containing protein; translated protein: MNYHRQFVRNAGVGVGLADSPQAMNLIHTRGAAAVIWKRQPARCFQAWIDSLDPACLPRARVVLQPHSVRDVVALICLGAGMPDGEQPNVLVDDIAALADVFATLMNTSYLRLRLDVVNDNACRKFHIDAVTARLVCTYRGLGTQYGISTDGAEPARVFTVPTGAPIILRGTKWPDPPPSGLLHRSPPIEGTGETRLVLVLDPVGDELASTSPAHQN
- a CDS encoding GTP-binding protein translates to MKTNLLPVTVLSGFLGAGKTTLLNHILNNREDMRVAVIVNDMSEVNIDASLVRDGGADLSRTDEQLVEMTNGCICCTLRDDLLKEVRALAGQGRFDHLLIESTGISEPLPVASTFEFRDEDGDSLSDVAQLDSMVTVVDAASLLKDYGSSDFLRDRGETMGEDDARTLVDLLVDQIEFADTIILNKVSAASPQDLDAACKIIRSLNPDATVIEADFARIPLGEVLGTGRFDFEKAHEHPLWYKELNGFADHVPETEEYGVRSFVYRARQPFDPVKLKAFVNRPWQGVVRAKGFFWLATRPQFVGELSMAGALVRTEKRGLWWSAAPREYWPDDPAWKRSMEPYFDPVWGDRRQELVFIGCDPMDEAAIRGNLDACLVKAPAFLPAIWRDMPDPFPAWEAGAS
- a CDS encoding metal ABC transporter solute-binding protein, Zn/Mn family, coding for MRRIKTFFLASTLLASSAVSAIADVNVVASIKPVHSLVAAVMQGVGEPGLIVEGAGSPHNYALKPSQAQMLESAKVVFWVGHELEAFLEKPLETIAANAKTVELIDAHGLVKLEFRKGGAFDDHAHGEEVGHDDHDDHDHGKKAEADHDDHDHGKKAEADHDDHDHGKKAEADHDDHDHGKKAEADHDDHDHGKKAEADHDDHGHGKFNPHVWLDPINAKALVHEIEEVLAEADPDNAGKYKANAETVMAELDALVTEVSADLKPVHDQRFIVFHDAYQYFEKRFDVTAAGSITVSPEVMPGAERITEIRAKVKDLGATCVFAEPQFEPKLVATVTERTQAKSGVIDPLGATLDTGPQLYFQLIRNMSTSIKTCLSEAS